The Magnetococcales bacterium genome has a segment encoding these proteins:
- a CDS encoding regulatory protein RecX — MDAAHVYNLALRCLAQRPHSIQELTRKLHQKGAPPDLVAQAMARCQELGFLNDSAFAEALTRNRLQNKLCGPQRVRADLRLRGVATEEAESALATFLATTDLVTLARAARDKRFGPVSPIDQATLKKQYDFLVRRGFDADTIWQVLR, encoded by the coding sequence ATGGACGCTGCCCACGTTTACAATCTGGCCCTGCGCTGCCTGGCCCAACGCCCCCACAGCATCCAGGAATTGACCCGCAAACTTCACCAGAAAGGGGCACCCCCAGATCTGGTCGCCCAAGCCATGGCCCGCTGCCAGGAACTTGGATTCCTGAACGACAGCGCCTTTGCCGAGGCCCTGACCCGCAACCGTCTGCAAAACAAGCTCTGCGGACCGCAACGGGTACGCGCCGATCTGCGTCTGCGCGGCGTCGCCACGGAAGAAGCCGAATCCGCCCTGGCCACCTTCCTGGCCACCACGGATCTGGTCACCCTGGCCCGGGCCGCCCGCGATAAACGATTCGGCCCCGTTTCCCCCATCGACCAGGCCACTTTGAAGAAACAGTACGATTTTCTCGTGCGACGCGGGTTCGATGCCGATACCATCTGGCAGGTTTTGCGCTGA